In Oscillatoria acuminata PCC 6304, a single window of DNA contains:
- the rsmH gene encoding 16S rRNA (cytosine(1402)-N(4))-methyltransferase RsmH, with protein MEEFVHLSVLSQEVVEGLAIRPGGRYLDATVGGGGHSRLILEAAPGVQLVAIDRDRLALDAAGSRLAEYGDAVTFWQGNFAEYQPQEMRFDGIVADLGVSSAQLDRPERGFSFRYEAPLDMRMDERQELSAEEIVNHWNEVELADIFYRYGEERFSRRIARRIVERRPLTTTTQLASAVASSMPGKSRHGKIHPATRVFQALRIAVNGELTALETFLEKAPLWLHPGGRVGIISFHSLEDRLVKHRMRDSPLLKVLTKKPITPGEAEIAHNSRSRSAKLRLFERIEPDLT; from the coding sequence ATGGAGGAGTTTGTCCATTTGTCGGTTTTGAGTCAGGAAGTGGTGGAGGGGTTGGCGATTCGTCCTGGGGGGCGTTATTTGGATGCGACGGTGGGTGGGGGAGGTCATTCGCGATTGATTTTGGAGGCGGCACCCGGGGTCCAGTTGGTGGCGATCGACCGCGATCGCCTCGCCTTGGATGCCGCAGGGAGTCGGTTGGCGGAGTATGGGGATGCGGTGACATTTTGGCAGGGGAATTTTGCAGAATATCAGCCCCAAGAGATGCGGTTTGATGGGATTGTGGCGGATTTGGGGGTGAGTTCGGCGCAGTTAGATCGCCCGGAACGGGGGTTTAGTTTTCGGTATGAGGCTCCTTTGGATATGAGAATGGATGAACGGCAGGAGTTGAGTGCCGAGGAAATTGTCAATCATTGGAATGAGGTGGAGTTGGCAGATATTTTTTATCGCTACGGGGAGGAGCGGTTTTCTCGTCGGATTGCAAGGCGAATTGTGGAACGGCGTCCGTTGACAACCACGACTCAGTTAGCGTCGGCAGTTGCTTCTTCGATGCCGGGGAAGTCTCGTCATGGCAAAATTCATCCAGCTACTAGGGTGTTTCAAGCCTTGCGAATTGCGGTGAATGGGGAACTAACTGCTTTGGAAACCTTTTTAGAAAAGGCTCCCCTGTGGTTGCATCCGGGGGGTCGGGTCGGTATTATTAGCTTTCATAGCCTAGAAGATCGACTGGTCAAGCATCGGATGCGGGATTCGCCGCTTCTCAAGGTGCTGACGAAAAAGCCGATCACGCCAGGGGAAGCAGAAATTGCCCACAATTCGCGATCGCGCTCGGCAAAGTTGAGATTATTCGAGCGCATTGAGCCGGATCTAACCTAG
- a CDS encoding SpoIIE family protein phosphatase, producing the protein MSRGKGSKLKLMVVDDEIDNLDLLYRTFRRDFDVYRADSAFKALEELDESGEMAVIISDQRMPEMNGTEFLSKTVERFPDTIRILLTGYTDVEDLVEAINSGQVFKYITKPWNPEELKAVVQQASETYKVVKQSTNILRRALRREALFNAVMSAIRESLDYRSMLQTIVETVGENFEATRCILRPVEGDRLTPDSFSYLNPDTGSIDVPEEEDALIATVLESRQTQLVQGDNQGKDSTRLVVPLSYQKDLLAVMSVYQDGSANSWSPEDIQLIEGVTEQAALALSQAKLYQRTEEQAQQMMAELEVARQIQTNLLRQSWPEFETARVQASCYPARAVGGDFFEVYVHAQGDIWVAVGDVSGKGVPAALFMASAISVMRRELAQETSPEPETVMMNLNSALADDLMGNNCFITMVVARYRPSTRELAYANAGHIYPLVWSHQMLTSSDAATVEPNFLKARGIPLGILPVWRGTVGSMELNPGEVFLLTSDGLTEATITNPDSSIGLHKGSMLEQEGLWQLIGQENHPLDLNHVLARVREIAQEQEDDQTILSLEVL; encoded by the coding sequence ATGAGTCGGGGAAAAGGGAGCAAGCTGAAACTGATGGTGGTCGATGATGAAATCGACAACCTAGACTTGCTATACCGGACGTTTCGGCGGGACTTTGACGTTTATCGAGCAGATAGTGCGTTTAAAGCTCTGGAGGAGCTGGACGAAAGCGGCGAAATGGCCGTGATTATTTCAGACCAGCGAATGCCAGAAATGAACGGCACGGAGTTTCTCAGTAAAACGGTAGAACGGTTTCCCGATACGATTCGGATTCTACTGACCGGCTACACCGATGTAGAGGACCTGGTAGAGGCGATTAACTCCGGCCAAGTATTCAAGTACATCACCAAACCTTGGAACCCTGAAGAATTAAAGGCAGTGGTTCAGCAAGCGTCTGAAACTTACAAGGTGGTTAAGCAAAGTACAAATATCCTGCGTCGTGCTCTACGCCGAGAAGCATTATTTAATGCGGTGATGAGCGCGATTCGGGAGTCTTTGGACTACCGCAGTATGTTGCAGACGATTGTGGAAACAGTCGGCGAAAATTTTGAGGCGACTCGTTGCATTTTGCGACCTGTAGAGGGCGATCGCCTCACGCCAGACTCGTTTTCCTATCTGAACCCCGACACAGGCTCCATTGATGTACCCGAGGAGGAGGATGCCCTCATTGCCACGGTTCTGGAAAGCCGTCAGACTCAATTAGTTCAAGGTGACAATCAGGGCAAAGATTCCACTCGCTTGGTTGTTCCCCTGAGCTACCAAAAGGATCTGCTCGCGGTGATGTCGGTCTACCAAGACGGCAGCGCTAACAGTTGGTCTCCTGAAGATATCCAATTGATTGAAGGGGTGACCGAACAAGCGGCCCTGGCGCTGTCTCAAGCCAAGCTCTATCAGCGCACGGAGGAGCAAGCCCAGCAAATGATGGCGGAATTAGAGGTGGCTCGTCAAATTCAAACCAATTTGCTTCGGCAAAGTTGGCCGGAATTTGAAACCGCCCGGGTTCAAGCCTCTTGCTATCCCGCTCGCGCCGTCGGTGGAGATTTCTTTGAGGTCTATGTTCATGCTCAAGGGGATATCTGGGTTGCTGTCGGTGATGTATCCGGTAAAGGGGTCCCCGCTGCGCTGTTTATGGCGAGTGCTATTTCGGTGATGCGGCGTGAACTGGCGCAAGAAACTTCGCCCGAACCCGAAACGGTCATGATGAACCTCAACAGCGCTCTGGCTGATGACCTCATGGGCAATAACTGTTTTATTACAATGGTTGTGGCTCGTTATCGACCCTCTACCCGAGAGTTGGCCTATGCGAATGCTGGACATATCTATCCCCTCGTCTGGTCTCATCAAATGTTAACTTCTTCTGATGCAGCAACCGTCGAACCCAATTTCCTCAAAGCTCGGGGCATTCCTTTGGGAATTTTACCCGTCTGGAGAGGCACTGTTGGGAGCATGGAGTTAAATCCAGGGGAAGTTTTTCTGCTAACGAGCGATGGTCTCACGGAGGCCACCATCACCAATCCAGACTCCTCGATTGGACTCCATAAGGGGTCGATGTTGGAACAAGAGGGTCTCTGGCAGTTGATCGGTCAGGAAAATCATCCCCTTGACCTTAATCACGTATTAGCTCGCGTCCGCGAGATTGCTCAAGAGCAGGAAGATGACCAAACTATACTTTCTCTGGAGGTTCTGTAA
- a CDS encoding ATP-binding protein gives MRTELHVPSDLRFLTIVENWLLGCLEMELGDHIEWPRQSNRLRLVLAEAYSNVVRHAHRDQPNLPVLVRLELKERDIALEVWDHGKGYDLSTYMAPVPEQMPDGGYGWLIMNRLMDRVEYSLQIDGRNCLKLEASMSEQKV, from the coding sequence ATGAGAACTGAGTTGCACGTCCCAAGCGACTTGCGGTTTTTAACGATTGTTGAAAACTGGCTTTTGGGCTGTCTGGAAATGGAGCTTGGAGATCATATTGAGTGGCCCCGTCAGTCGAATCGCTTACGTTTAGTTCTGGCGGAAGCCTATTCTAATGTGGTGCGTCACGCTCACCGGGATCAACCCAATCTGCCGGTCCTGGTTCGTCTGGAACTCAAGGAACGGGATATCGCCCTGGAAGTTTGGGACCACGGCAAAGGGTACGATTTATCGACCTACATGGCCCCAGTTCCTGAACAAATGCCTGATGGCGGTTATGGATGGTTAATCATGAATCGTCTGATGGATCGCGTTGAGTACAGTCTCCAAATTGATGGTCGTAACTGTCTCAAGTTGGAAGCGAGTATGTCGGAACAAAAAGTGTAA
- a CDS encoding nuclear transport factor 2 family protein produces the protein MTNLETIAESNSNSNIENYLPEGGRQEVFPNPIQQYFKGLNEGEFELVSELFALEGELRPPFEEPVVGPEAIASYLEAEAKGMKLYPRSEFQESIEAENRHFDIRGQVETAVFKVNVAWLFVLNPEAEILSVRVKLLASLKELVNLRR, from the coding sequence ATGACAAATTTAGAAACGATTGCCGAGAGTAATTCTAACTCGAATATTGAAAATTATCTGCCGGAAGGAGGAAGACAAGAGGTATTTCCTAACCCAATTCAGCAGTATTTTAAGGGGTTGAATGAAGGGGAGTTTGAATTAGTCAGTGAGTTATTTGCACTGGAGGGGGAATTGCGGCCACCATTTGAGGAACCTGTGGTGGGACCGGAGGCGATCGCCAGCTATTTAGAAGCGGAAGCCAAAGGAATGAAACTGTATCCGCGATCGGAATTTCAGGAATCGATTGAAGCGGAGAACCGGCATTTTGACATCCGGGGACAGGTGGAGACCGCTGTTTTTAAAGTGAATGTTGCCTGGTTGTTTGTCCTCAATCCAGAGGCAGAAATTCTCAGCGTCCGGGTTAAATTGTTGGCCTCGTTGAAAGAGTTGGTCAACCTGAGACGGTAG
- a CDS encoding WD40 repeat domain-containing protein, with protein sequence MTKPHWLEITESVALAGSVLGTIAVAGTQQVLYAAVPLTVSVSLNLVNRQRLYQLNQRRSEEAVAQVYDSLQPLNQRFDRLESSKQQANSQTEERIRELQESLRDELFEAIAQVEESFPVIPEVPTLEPIIARINALESQLEQQRDRIEAQKLELKDSLRQENETAIARIHQALESLPPFPNLKPLADRLEQLETATEQVNQETERQIEAFTKSLWEQTEKAVGQIYQSLATLPTAETLTTLSDRLSQLELTTNAIALSSSQESDTSSTSAAVLQDAIQSLSNSPKFEEIYQRLQQLETLTPQQAAPEIQEIQATLTRQNQEAIARVNTVIEAVTQRLDRLETASRAIPSPLPELQTLSSPPPDDSNANQPPANPPTPESPSEPPRVPSEYRKEAFSVKPLTPPPASSEDDFDEWDEEIIAPSEENPESTPTTANKPLIPKLSIKPFTKPESLTKAMGGIESSIGEVLGDLQGFVGKWRGEKPSSESPETVPDSEGFPNQNWRCIRTIAGHRDVINCVAIHPDGKSIAAGDGDNTVKLWGIPEGSEIRSLNGEDWFASMNAIAFSPDGGAIAAGIGEAVEVWDVAEGRKLHRFTRNSEAVYAVIFLNNGQQIIASDTRGSVAFWHRETGEELRRFNAHQGMIRALAISPDDRILATASDEGIIKLWQLQTGQEICVFKTHNDAVNAIAFSPDGQLLASGSTDMTLKLWQVNSGEELRTFMGHGGAIAAVAFSPDSEILISTSTDKTVKLWHRDTGELIRTLKGHSNGVTGIALTPDGKTLVSSSSDKTVMIWQRE encoded by the coding sequence ATGACCAAACCCCACTGGCTCGAAATTACTGAATCTGTGGCCCTTGCCGGTTCTGTGCTGGGCACGATCGCCGTTGCTGGAACTCAACAAGTCCTTTATGCTGCGGTCCCGTTAACGGTGTCGGTGAGTTTGAATCTGGTGAATCGACAACGACTGTACCAACTCAACCAACGACGCAGCGAAGAGGCAGTCGCCCAAGTTTATGATTCCCTCCAACCCCTAAACCAACGGTTCGATCGCCTTGAATCCAGCAAGCAACAGGCAAACTCCCAAACGGAAGAACGGATCCGGGAGTTACAAGAATCCTTGCGGGATGAACTGTTCGAGGCGATCGCCCAAGTTGAGGAAAGTTTCCCCGTTATCCCGGAAGTCCCCACTCTGGAACCGATCATCGCCCGGATTAACGCCCTAGAATCCCAACTGGAACAACAGCGCGATCGCATCGAAGCGCAGAAATTGGAGTTAAAAGACTCATTGCGCCAGGAAAATGAAACGGCGATCGCCCGCATCCATCAAGCATTGGAATCCCTTCCCCCCTTCCCCAATCTTAAACCTTTAGCCGATCGCCTCGAACAACTGGAAACCGCTACGGAACAAGTCAACCAAGAAACTGAACGCCAAATCGAAGCGTTTACAAAATCCTTGTGGGAACAAACGGAAAAGGCAGTGGGGCAAATTTATCAATCCCTTGCCACTCTCCCCACTGCGGAAACCCTGACAACCCTCAGCGATCGCCTCAGTCAACTGGAACTTACCACCAATGCGATCGCCCTCTCCTCATCCCAGGAATCAGACACCTCCAGCACTTCTGCTGCTGTACTCCAAGATGCCATCCAATCCCTGTCGAATTCCCCGAAATTTGAGGAAATTTACCAGCGTCTGCAACAGTTAGAAACACTGACCCCGCAACAAGCAGCGCCTGAAATTCAGGAAATTCAAGCCACTTTAACCCGACAAAACCAAGAGGCGATCGCCCGGGTGAATACCGTGATAGAGGCAGTCACCCAGCGTTTGGATCGCCTAGAAACCGCATCCCGCGCCATCCCCTCCCCCCTCCCGGAACTCCAAACCCTATCCTCACCTCCACCTGACGACAGCAACGCCAATCAACCTCCTGCCAATCCCCCCACCCCAGAAAGCCCCAGCGAACCGCCTCGGGTCCCGTCGGAATATCGCAAAGAAGCCTTTTCTGTCAAACCCTTAACCCCACCCCCTGCTAGTTCCGAGGATGACTTCGACGAGTGGGACGAAGAAATCATTGCGCCATCGGAGGAAAACCCAGAGTCTACGCCAACGACAGCGAACAAACCCTTAATCCCGAAATTGTCCATCAAACCTTTTACCAAACCTGAATCCCTCACCAAAGCAATGGGGGGAATCGAATCCTCAATCGGTGAAGTTTTGGGAGATTTGCAAGGATTTGTCGGCAAATGGCGGGGGGAAAAACCTTCCTCAGAGTCTCCAGAGACTGTTCCAGATTCTGAAGGATTTCCCAATCAAAATTGGCGATGCATCCGCACGATCGCCGGACATCGAGATGTCATCAATTGTGTGGCAATTCATCCCGATGGTAAAAGCATTGCTGCGGGGGATGGGGATAATACGGTCAAACTGTGGGGGATTCCTGAAGGTAGCGAAATCCGCAGTTTGAATGGGGAAGACTGGTTTGCCTCGATGAATGCGATCGCCTTCAGTCCCGATGGTGGGGCGATCGCTGCTGGAATTGGGGAAGCGGTGGAGGTGTGGGATGTCGCCGAGGGTCGCAAACTTCATCGCTTTACCCGCAATTCTGAGGCAGTTTATGCCGTAATTTTCCTCAATAACGGTCAACAAATCATCGCCAGTGATACCCGAGGGTCAGTCGCATTTTGGCATCGAGAAACTGGGGAAGAATTGCGCCGATTTAATGCTCATCAGGGCATGATTCGCGCCTTAGCGATTAGTCCCGATGATCGCATTCTTGCCACTGCCTCAGATGAGGGGATCATTAAACTCTGGCAGTTACAAACGGGACAGGAAATTTGCGTTTTCAAGACTCATAACGATGCCGTGAATGCGATCGCCTTCAGTCCCGATGGACAACTCCTCGCCAGTGGCAGTACCGACATGACCCTAAAACTGTGGCAGGTGAACTCAGGAGAAGAACTTCGCACGTTTATGGGACATGGTGGGGCGATCGCTGCCGTCGCCTTTTCCCCCGATAGCGAAATCCTGATCAGTACCAGTACCGATAAAACGGTTAAACTGTGGCATCGCGACACGGGAGAACTAATCCGAACCCTCAAAGGTCATAGCAATGGCGTCACCGGCATTGCCCTCACTCCCGACGGCAAAACCTTGGTGAGTAGCAGCAGCGATAAAACTGTGATGATCTGGCAGCGTGAGTAA
- a CDS encoding transposase, whose protein sequence is MTLETQTLWTIPEQTALVVRASFPKGNIYIKMYEELEELYQEEEFKLLCSQCRQFALSPVKLALITLMQWCEKLTDTEVANLLPARLDWKYALGLDLTEFKNIDPKLLTKWRKQLIKKEAEWQLLNKMIARFRDKKLLKNGRVKQMDSTYILSAICSLNG, encoded by the coding sequence ATGACTCTTGAGACCCAAACGCTATGGACGATTCCGGAACAAACTGCATTAGTTGTCCGTGCCTCATTTCCGAAAGGGAACATTTATATAAAAATGTATGAAGAATTAGAGGAATTGTACCAGGAGGAAGAGTTTAAACTCCTTTGCTCCCAATGTCGGCAATTTGCTCTTTCTCCCGTGAAGTTGGCTTTAATTACTCTCATGCAGTGGTGTGAAAAATTAACCGATACAGAGGTTGCTAATTTGCTTCCCGCCCGCCTGGATTGGAAATATGCTTTAGGTTTAGACTTGACAGAGTTTAAAAACATTGACCCCAAACTCTTAACAAAATGGCGAAAACAACTTATCAAAAAAGAGGCTGAATGGCAGCTTTTGAATAAAATGATAGCCCGATTTAGAGACAAAAAACTTTTAAAAAATGGTCGAGTTAAGCAGATGGATTCTACTTATATTTTGTCGGCAA